Proteins from a genomic interval of Musa acuminata AAA Group cultivar baxijiao chromosome BXJ1-9, Cavendish_Baxijiao_AAA, whole genome shotgun sequence:
- the LOC135592932 gene encoding septum-promoting GTP-binding protein 1-like, giving the protein MSHVGQALVHLEAKWARLVRRFFHAVRGHLVSCSSCDGRYRQLKANLRAPNPMVVLHDIPQVDVVGVRTETEVDSDVLSLKISVLGDCHIGKTSFMTKCVGDMEEQRGVETAGLNLMDKIFDLKGARIAFRIWEVEGDDHLDHVPVACKDAVAVLIMFDLTNRCTLNNAISWYQQARRWNKTAIPVLIGTKFDDFVQLPLEMQWAIVNQARACARAMKATLFFSSATHNINVNKIFKFVVAKLFNLPWTVERNLNIGEPTIDF; this is encoded by the exons ATGAGTCACGTCGGCCAGGCTCTGGTCCACCTCGAGGCCAAGTGGGCTCGCCTTGTCCGCCGCTTCTTCCACGCCGTCCGGGGCCACCTCGTCTCGTGCTCCTCCTGCGACGGTCGGTACCGGCAGCTTAAGGCGAACCTGCGTGCGCCGAATCCCATGGTGGTGCTACATGACATTCCCCAGGTGGATGTTGTGGGGGTGCGCACCGAAACGGAGGTGGACTCCGATGTGCTGTCGTTGAAGATTAGCGTCCTCGGTGATTGCCATATTGGAAAAACAAGCTTCATG ACCAAGTGTGTGGGAGATATGGAGGAACAGAGAGGAGTAGAAACTGCAGGATTGAATCTAATGGACAAAATTTTCGATCTCAAGGGAGCAAGGATCGCTTTCAGGATATGGGAGGTAGAAG GTGATGATCATCTGGATCATGTCCCCGTCGCCTGTAAAGATGCTGTAGCAGTTCTCATTATGTTCGATCTTACCAACCGATGTACGCTAAACAA TGCTATTTCCTGGTATCAACAAGCAAGAAGATGGAACAAG ACCGCGATTCCTGTACTTATAGGGACCAAGTTTGATGACTTCGTTCAGCTTCCTCTTGAAATGCAATGGGCGATCGTGAATCAG GCCAGAGCATGCGCAAGAGCGATGAAAGCGACACTGTTTTTTTCGAGTGCCACCCACAACATTAACGTGAACAAGATCTTCAAGTTTGTCGTGGCCAAGTTGTTCAACTTGCCATGGACGGTGGAGAGAAATTTGAACATAGGAGAACCTACCATTGATTTCTAG
- the LOC135592933 gene encoding large ribosomal subunit protein eL42 produces MVNVPKTKKTYCKNKACRKHTLHKVTQYKKGKDSLSVQGKRRYDRKQSGYGGQTKPVFHKKAKTTKKIVLKLQCQSCKHYSQHPIKRCKHFEIGGDKKGKGTSLF; encoded by the exons ATG GTGAACGTTCCCAAGACAAAGAAAACATACTGCAAGAACAAGGCTTGCAGGAAGCACACTCTTCACAAGGTTACACAGTATAAGAAGGGAAAGGACAGCCTTTCTGTTCAAGGGAAGCGACGCTATGACAGGAAGCAATCAGGTTATGGTGGACAGACGAAGCCTGTTTTTCACAAGAAG GCAAAAACCACCAAGAAGATTGTGTTGAAGCTTCAATGCCAAAGTTGCAAGCATTATTCGCAGCATCCCATAAAA AGATGCAAGCACTTCGAGATTGGTGGAGACAAAAAGGGGAAGGGGACTTCTCTCTTCTAG
- the LOC135583072 gene encoding glutamate receptor 3.4-like isoform X1, whose amino-acid sequence MMGSIPLLVLCFSFTLIAAIAATASDNNTISGSRPSEISIGALFTFDSTIGRAAKPAIELAVDDVNKNSSVLAGTRLRLFTQDTNCSGFLGTIEALQLIEKNVVAMIGPQSSGIAHVISHAVNELHVPLLTFAATDPTLSPLQYPYLIRTTQNDDFQMKAIADIISNYGWREVIAIFVDDDYGRGGITALEDALAKKRSKISYKAPFSPNADTSVLNDLLVKVNLLESRVYVVHVNPDSGLMIFSVAKSLGMMGSGYVWIASDWLASVLDSTVPINPDTTDLIQGAIVLRQHTADSDLKRTFTSRWSNMVQNGTTTSSLNTYALYAYDSVWLLAHALDQFLYEGQKISFSDDPRLHDTNGSSLHLTALKYFDSGDKLLKQLLLTDFTGVTGHVKFNSDGNMIHPAYDILNILGPVPRRLGFWSNYSGLSVVAPEVLYGKPPNTSTSSQQLHSVIWPGDTTTIPRGWVFPNNGKPLRIGVPYRTSYKEFVTKDNGPDVVKGYCIDVFKAAVNLLPYPVPYSVILFGDGLKNPNYNDLVEKVSQNYFDAAVGDISIVTNRTRIVDFTQPYIESGLVIVAPVKERTSSPWAFLKPFTIQMWGVTGAFFLFVGAVVWILEHRTNTEFRGSPRQQLVTIFWFSFSTMFFAHRENTGSTLGRFVLIIWLFVVLIINSSYTASLTSILTVQQLSSGIQGLDSLISSSDPIGYQVGSFAKNYMMEELNIAESRLVSLNNPEAYARALELGPKNGGVAAIVDELPYIELFLSNNCKYTTVGQEFTKSGWGFAFPRDSPLAVDLSTAILTLSENGDLQRIHDKWLARTGCSSQDNEIDSNRLSLGSFWGLFLICGLACLLALIVFFMRIFCQYSRYSSQDDVGSIEPERSFRRPMRLTSIKDLISFVDKKEEEVKCAIKRKSSDKQQQSSQVTNEQSMSPA is encoded by the exons ATGATGGGTTCGATTCCTCTCCTGGTTCTGTGTTTCTCTTTTACTCTGATTGCCGCCATTGCTGCAACTGCAAGTGACAACAACACGATTTCCGGCTCGAGGCCGAGTGAGATCAGTATTGGGGCTCTCTTCACCTTCGATTCCACGATTGGGAGGGCTGCAAAGCCGGCGATTGAGCTCGCAGTCGACGATGTGAACAAGAACTCGAGCGTTCTTGCTGGGACGAGGCTCAGGTTGTTTACCCAGGACACAAATTGCAGCGGATTTCTTGGAACCATAGAAG CATTGCAGCTAATAGAGAAGAATGTAGTTGCTATGATAGGGCCACAATCCTCTGGGATTGCCCATGTTATCTCACATGCTGTCAACGAACTCCATGTGCCACTTCTCACTTTCGCTGCCACAGACCCAACTCTTTCTCCTCTGCAATACCCCTACTTGATTCGCACGACCCAGAATGACGATTTCCAGATGAAAGCAATAGCTGATATAATCAGTAACTACGGTTGGAGGGAAGTCATTGCCATCTTTGTGGATGATGATTATGGTCGAGGTGGAATAACTGCACTAGAAGATGCTCTGGCAAAGAAACGCTCTAAAATCTCCTATAAAGCTCCATTCTCTCCGAATGCTGACACAAGTGTGCTTAATGACTTGCTGGTAAAAGTAAATCTTTTGGAGTCTCGGGTTTATGTTGTTCATGTAAACCCTGATTCAGGTCTCATGATCTTCTCGGTGGCAAAATCTCTAGGAATGATGGGTAGTGGTTATGTGTGGATAGCATCAGACTGGCTTGCTTCTGTTTTAGATTCAACTGTGCCAATTAATCCAGACACCACGGATCTTATACAAGGGGCTATTGTTCTTCGACAGCATACTGCAGATTCTGATCTCAAGAGAACATTTACGTCCAGATGGAGTAATATGGTCCAAAATGGGACTACAACTTCAAGCTTGAACACATATGCATTGTATGCTTACGATTCTGTTTGGTTGCTTGCTCATGCTCTTGACCAGTTCCTCTATGAAGGACAGAAAATTTCTTTCTCTGATGATCCTAGATTGCATGACACAAATGGAAGTTCATTGCATTTAACTGCACTCAAGTACTTCGACAGTGGTGATAAGTTGCTCAAGCAACTGCTGCTTACAGACTTTACAGGTGTGACTGGTCATGTTAAATTTAATTCGGATGGCAATATGATCCATCCAGCCTATGACATACTTAATATCCTAGGGCCAGTTCCACGAAGGTTAGGATTTTGGTCTAATTATTCCGGTCTTTCAGTTGTTGCTCCTGAAGTTCTTTATGGTAAGCCACCAAATACATCCACCAGTAGCCAGCAGCTTCACAGTGTCATTTGGCCTGGTGATACCACAACTATACCGCGTGGTTGGGTGTTCCCAAATAATGGAAAGCCTCTAAGGATTGGAGTCCCTTACCGGACTAGTTATAAGGAATTTGTAACGAAAGATAATGGCCCTGACGTTGTAAAAGGATATTGTATCGATGTGTTTAAAGCTGCTGTTAACTTGTTGCCATATCCAGTCCCCTATTCAGTCATTCTGTTTGGTGATGGTCTTAAGAATCCTAACTACAATGATCTGGTGGAAAAGGTTTCTCAAAAT TACTTTGATGCAGCTGTAGGGGACATATCTATTGTGACAAACAGGACGAGAATTGTTGACTTCACACAGCCATATATAGAATCAGGCCTTGTAATTGTCGCACCAGTCAAAGAGAGAACCTCAAGTCCTTGGGCCTTCCTAAAACCTTTTACGATCCAGATGTGGGGTGTCACAGgggctttctttctttttgtgggAGCAGTGGTTTGGATTCTTGAGCATCGAACAAATACTGAATTTCGTGGATCTCCTAGACAACAACTCGTGACAATATTTTG GTTTAGTTTCTCCACTATGTTCTTTGCACACA GAGAGAACACCGGGAGTACTCTTGGGCGGTTTGTGCTGATCATTTGGCTCTTTGTGGTCTTGATAATCAATTCAAGCTACACAGCAAGTTTGACATCTATCCTCACAGTTCAGCAACTCTCATCAGGAATTCAAGGACTTGATAGTTTGATCTCTAGCTCTGACCCTATAGGATACCAGGTTGGTTCATTCGCAAAAAACTATATGATGGAAGAGCTAAACATTGCTGAGTCGCGGTTGGtatccctaaataatcctgaagcTTACGCAAGGGCACTTGAGCTTGGGCCAAAAAATGGAGGTGTTGCTGCAATAGTTGATGAGCTTCCATACATTGAACTCTTCTTGTCCAACAACTGCAAGTACACGACGGTTGGTCAGGAGTTCACGAAAAGTGGATGGGGCTTT GCCTTCCCAAGAGACTCTCCTCTTGCAGTGGATCTATCGACAGCCATCCTGACACTGTCAGAAAATGGTGATCTCCAAAGGATCCATGACAAATGGCTAGCACGCACTGGTTGCAGTTCACAAGACAATGAGATAGATTCGAACCGGTTAAGCCTTGGCAGTTTCTGGGGCCTTTTCCTCATCTGTGGTCTTGCATGCTTGTTAGCTCTCATCGTGTTCTTCATGAGAATATTCTGCCAATATAGCAGGTATAGTAGCCAAGACGATGTTGGAAGCATTGAGCCTGAGCGCAGTTTCAGGCGTCCAATGCGATTAACTAGCATCAAGGATTTGATTTCTTTTGTcgataagaaggaagaagaagttaAGTGCGCAATCAAGCGAAAATCTAGTGATAAGCAGCAACAGAGTAGCCAAGTGACTAATGAACAGTCCATGTCACCAGCATAG
- the LOC135583072 gene encoding glutamate receptor 3.4-like isoform X2, producing the protein MMGSIPLLVLCFSFTLIAAIAATASDNNTISGSRPSEISIGALFTFDSTIGRAAKPAIELAVDDVNKNSSVLAGTRLRLFTQDTNCSGFLGTIEALQLIEKNVVAMIGPQSSGIAHVISHAVNELHVPLLTFAATDPTLSPLQYPYLIRTTQNDDFQMKAIADIISNYGWREVIAIFVDDDYGRGGITALEDALAKKRSKISYKAPFSPNADTSVLNDLLVKVNLLESRVYVVHVNPDSGLMIFSVAKSLGMMGSGYVWIASDWLASVLDSTVPINPDTTDLIQGAIVLRQHTADSDLKRTFTSRWSNMVQNGTTTSSLNTYALYAYDSVWLLAHALDQFLYEGQKISFSDDPRLHDTNGSSLHLTALKYFDSGDKLLKQLLLTDFTGVTGHVKFNSDGNMIHPAYDILNILGPVPRRLGFWSNYSGLSVVAPEVLYGKPPNTSTSSQQLHSVIWPGDTTTIPRGWVFPNNGKPLRIGVPYRTSYKEFVTKDNGPDVVKGYCIDVFKAAVNLLPYPVPYSVILFGDGLKNPNYNDLVEKVSQNYFDAAVGDISIVTNRTRIVDFTQPYIESGLVIVAPVKERTSSPWAFLKPFTIQMWGVTGAFFLFVGAVVWILEHRTNTEFRGSPRQQLVTIFWREHREYSWAVCADHLALCGLDNQFKLHSKFDIYPHSSATLIRNSRT; encoded by the exons ATGATGGGTTCGATTCCTCTCCTGGTTCTGTGTTTCTCTTTTACTCTGATTGCCGCCATTGCTGCAACTGCAAGTGACAACAACACGATTTCCGGCTCGAGGCCGAGTGAGATCAGTATTGGGGCTCTCTTCACCTTCGATTCCACGATTGGGAGGGCTGCAAAGCCGGCGATTGAGCTCGCAGTCGACGATGTGAACAAGAACTCGAGCGTTCTTGCTGGGACGAGGCTCAGGTTGTTTACCCAGGACACAAATTGCAGCGGATTTCTTGGAACCATAGAAG CATTGCAGCTAATAGAGAAGAATGTAGTTGCTATGATAGGGCCACAATCCTCTGGGATTGCCCATGTTATCTCACATGCTGTCAACGAACTCCATGTGCCACTTCTCACTTTCGCTGCCACAGACCCAACTCTTTCTCCTCTGCAATACCCCTACTTGATTCGCACGACCCAGAATGACGATTTCCAGATGAAAGCAATAGCTGATATAATCAGTAACTACGGTTGGAGGGAAGTCATTGCCATCTTTGTGGATGATGATTATGGTCGAGGTGGAATAACTGCACTAGAAGATGCTCTGGCAAAGAAACGCTCTAAAATCTCCTATAAAGCTCCATTCTCTCCGAATGCTGACACAAGTGTGCTTAATGACTTGCTGGTAAAAGTAAATCTTTTGGAGTCTCGGGTTTATGTTGTTCATGTAAACCCTGATTCAGGTCTCATGATCTTCTCGGTGGCAAAATCTCTAGGAATGATGGGTAGTGGTTATGTGTGGATAGCATCAGACTGGCTTGCTTCTGTTTTAGATTCAACTGTGCCAATTAATCCAGACACCACGGATCTTATACAAGGGGCTATTGTTCTTCGACAGCATACTGCAGATTCTGATCTCAAGAGAACATTTACGTCCAGATGGAGTAATATGGTCCAAAATGGGACTACAACTTCAAGCTTGAACACATATGCATTGTATGCTTACGATTCTGTTTGGTTGCTTGCTCATGCTCTTGACCAGTTCCTCTATGAAGGACAGAAAATTTCTTTCTCTGATGATCCTAGATTGCATGACACAAATGGAAGTTCATTGCATTTAACTGCACTCAAGTACTTCGACAGTGGTGATAAGTTGCTCAAGCAACTGCTGCTTACAGACTTTACAGGTGTGACTGGTCATGTTAAATTTAATTCGGATGGCAATATGATCCATCCAGCCTATGACATACTTAATATCCTAGGGCCAGTTCCACGAAGGTTAGGATTTTGGTCTAATTATTCCGGTCTTTCAGTTGTTGCTCCTGAAGTTCTTTATGGTAAGCCACCAAATACATCCACCAGTAGCCAGCAGCTTCACAGTGTCATTTGGCCTGGTGATACCACAACTATACCGCGTGGTTGGGTGTTCCCAAATAATGGAAAGCCTCTAAGGATTGGAGTCCCTTACCGGACTAGTTATAAGGAATTTGTAACGAAAGATAATGGCCCTGACGTTGTAAAAGGATATTGTATCGATGTGTTTAAAGCTGCTGTTAACTTGTTGCCATATCCAGTCCCCTATTCAGTCATTCTGTTTGGTGATGGTCTTAAGAATCCTAACTACAATGATCTGGTGGAAAAGGTTTCTCAAAAT TACTTTGATGCAGCTGTAGGGGACATATCTATTGTGACAAACAGGACGAGAATTGTTGACTTCACACAGCCATATATAGAATCAGGCCTTGTAATTGTCGCACCAGTCAAAGAGAGAACCTCAAGTCCTTGGGCCTTCCTAAAACCTTTTACGATCCAGATGTGGGGTGTCACAGgggctttctttctttttgtgggAGCAGTGGTTTGGATTCTTGAGCATCGAACAAATACTGAATTTCGTGGATCTCCTAGACAACAACTCGTGACAATATTTTG GAGAGAACACCGGGAGTACTCTTGGGCGGTTTGTGCTGATCATTTGGCTCTTTGTGGTCTTGATAATCAATTCAAGCTACACAGCAAGTTTGACATCTATCCTCACAGTTCAGCAACTCTCATCAGGAATTCAAGGACTTGA